A window of the Branchiibius hedensis genome harbors these coding sequences:
- a CDS encoding glycosyltransferase family 4 protein — protein sequence MRVGIVCPYAMDVPGGVQFHVRDLAEYLLAAGHHVSVLAPADEDTPLPPYVESAGKAVPVPYNGSVARLLFGPVTAARVSRWVERGEFDVVHVHEPISPSLSMLAMWACEGPLVATFHTSNARSRTLSTLQPLMQSGLEKIRGRIAVSEAARRFLLSHVDMDCTVIPNGVYVDDFARAHVTPGWRGTPQRPTIAFLGRIEEPRKGIAVLLEALPQVLLSYPGLRVLIAGPGDPREVMSGQPEQVKQACEFLGPVTDEQKASMLHSVDAYIAPNTGGESFGIILIEAMSAGAPVIASDIEAFDAVLRGGLCGALFANEDPSSLAGQIERVLRDGDLRARLRSAGLQRAREFDWSRVATEIINVYETVIAAEPRPAMMEEAAPSTTRRGMRLSAVRQLRRLTGGD from the coding sequence GTGAGGGTCGGGATCGTCTGCCCGTACGCGATGGACGTGCCCGGTGGCGTGCAGTTCCACGTGCGCGACCTGGCCGAATACCTGCTGGCGGCAGGACATCACGTCAGCGTGCTGGCGCCCGCAGATGAGGACACTCCGCTGCCGCCGTACGTCGAGAGCGCCGGCAAGGCGGTGCCGGTGCCCTACAACGGGTCGGTCGCTCGGTTGCTGTTCGGCCCGGTCACCGCGGCGCGGGTCTCGCGATGGGTCGAGCGCGGCGAATTCGACGTGGTCCACGTGCACGAACCGATCAGCCCCAGTCTGTCCATGCTGGCGATGTGGGCGTGTGAGGGGCCGCTAGTGGCGACGTTCCACACCAGCAACGCGCGCTCGCGAACCTTGAGCACGTTGCAACCGTTGATGCAGTCGGGCCTGGAAAAGATCCGTGGCCGGATCGCCGTGTCCGAGGCCGCCCGCCGGTTCCTGCTGTCGCATGTCGACATGGACTGCACCGTCATCCCCAACGGCGTCTACGTCGATGACTTCGCCCGCGCACACGTCACCCCGGGTTGGCGGGGGACACCGCAGCGGCCGACCATCGCCTTCCTCGGACGGATCGAGGAGCCTCGCAAGGGCATCGCGGTGCTGCTCGAAGCCCTCCCGCAGGTGCTGCTGAGCTATCCCGGCCTGCGGGTGCTGATCGCCGGGCCGGGTGATCCGCGGGAGGTGATGTCCGGGCAACCGGAGCAGGTCAAGCAGGCGTGTGAGTTCCTCGGTCCGGTCACCGATGAGCAGAAAGCTTCGATGCTGCACTCGGTGGACGCCTACATCGCGCCGAACACCGGCGGGGAGAGTTTCGGCATCATCCTGATTGAGGCGATGAGCGCGGGCGCCCCGGTCATCGCCAGCGACATCGAAGCCTTCGATGCGGTCCTGCGCGGTGGGCTGTGCGGCGCCCTGTTCGCCAACGAGGACCCGTCGTCCCTGGCCGGCCAGATCGAGCGCGTACTGCGCGACGGCGACCTGCGCGCCCGGCTGCGCTCCGCTGGTCTGCAGCGGGCGAGGGAGTTCGACTGGTCGCGGGTGGCCACTGAGATCATCAATGTGTACGAAACCGTCATCGCCGCAGAGCCTCGCCCGGCCATGATGGAAGAGGCCGCACCGAGTACCACGCGGCGGGGGATGCGGTTGTCGGCTGTCCGGCAACTGCGCAGACTGACAGGAGGCGACTGA